A single Tenacibaculum sp. Bg11-29 DNA region contains:
- a CDS encoding tetratricopeptide repeat-containing sensor histidine kinase — translation MYFIKLLFLLLLLNLSSNVFFQYKEKKTEKVIADQKIDNKTSNTNDFDRAKHFFAIKKWDSTIVYTSKVLQASKKKKTIEYCHYIRGHSFMRKKIFKEAKKEYSFVSEKFPLYYLVLQNLGGISLEQKKIKEAICYFKTLQVHPNYSLVKSSVLHALGLAYFHLSRFDKAETYLLMSYSLQEKEKDTISLISSYTNIANLYYEQYKDSQAIPYFEKAYHLSKKIKSFKFRRKTSLNMSVIEENRKNLTKALIYRKEFEKWNDSLNDQNKIWSIAQVEKKYAVNQKQKQIKLLEVENKVKITQRNGFVISSILLLLLLSTSLYFYYRKNKTNKIILTQKNELDTLNATKDKLLSVISHDLRSSVNAFKQSSSKLLKDIDDNNYEKLPKIARKSIAIASSTSSLLDNILHWATIQNHQLYFSRESVNLFSVMEQIAYNYKPLFEDKNIIFKNTIPKSVFVWADLDSLKITTRNLLDNAIKFSKETGIISVYLYKEEDGFYYFVIEDTGIGMDKETQEALLKEGVLLNKKKNQKGLGTGLGIQLCKSMIKKNKGKFLIESTEGLGTKMIIALPKLVQNG, via the coding sequence ATGTATTTCATTAAACTATTATTCTTGTTATTACTCCTTAACTTATCAAGTAATGTCTTTTTTCAATACAAAGAAAAGAAAACAGAAAAAGTTATTGCTGATCAAAAAATAGACAACAAGACTTCGAATACCAATGATTTTGATAGGGCAAAGCATTTTTTTGCAATTAAAAAATGGGACTCTACCATAGTATACACTTCAAAAGTATTACAAGCATCTAAAAAAAAAAAAACCATAGAGTATTGTCACTATATCAGAGGGCATAGCTTCATGAGAAAAAAAATTTTTAAGGAGGCTAAAAAAGAATACAGCTTCGTATCTGAAAAATTTCCTCTTTATTATCTAGTATTACAAAACTTAGGTGGAATTTCTTTAGAACAAAAAAAAATTAAAGAAGCTATCTGTTATTTTAAAACATTACAAGTACATCCCAATTATAGCCTCGTAAAGAGTTCAGTTCTTCATGCTCTCGGTTTAGCATATTTCCACCTTTCTCGTTTTGATAAAGCAGAAACCTATCTTTTAATGAGCTATTCTTTACAAGAAAAAGAGAAAGATACCATATCGTTAATCAGTTCTTATACAAATATAGCAAACTTATATTATGAACAATATAAAGACAGTCAAGCAATACCTTATTTTGAAAAGGCATATCATTTATCAAAAAAGATTAAAAGTTTTAAGTTTAGAAGAAAAACATCTTTGAATATGTCTGTAATAGAAGAAAATAGAAAAAACCTCACTAAAGCACTGATATATAGAAAGGAATTTGAAAAATGGAATGATTCTTTAAATGATCAAAACAAAATATGGTCTATAGCTCAGGTGGAAAAAAAATATGCTGTTAATCAGAAACAGAAACAAATTAAATTATTAGAAGTTGAGAATAAAGTAAAAATTACACAACGTAATGGCTTTGTAATCTCTTCTATTTTATTGTTATTATTACTAAGTACAAGTCTTTATTTTTATTATCGAAAAAATAAAACTAACAAAATTATTCTAACTCAAAAGAATGAACTAGACACATTAAATGCCACTAAAGACAAACTACTTTCTGTTATAAGTCATGATTTACGATCTTCTGTAAATGCCTTTAAGCAATCGAGTAGTAAGCTTTTAAAAGATATTGATGATAATAATTATGAAAAACTACCTAAAATTGCCCGTAAAAGCATAGCAATAGCGAGTAGTACCTCTAGTTTATTAGACAATATTTTACATTGGGCAACGATACAAAACCATCAACTATATTTTTCTAGAGAATCAGTTAATCTATTTTCGGTAATGGAACAAATAGCTTACAATTACAAACCTCTATTCGAGGATAAAAACATTATATTTAAAAACACGATTCCTAAATCAGTTTTTGTATGGGCCGATTTAGATTCATTGAAAATAACAACACGAAATTTATTAGATAATGCTATTAAATTCTCTAAGGAAACTGGCATTATTTCAGTATACTTATATAAAGAAGAAGATGGTTTTTATTATTTTGTAATTGAAGATACTGGAATAGGAATGGACAAGGAAACACAGGAAGCATTACTTAAGGAAGGAGTACTTCTTAATAAGAAGAAAAACCAAAAAGGATTAGGTACAGGGCTAGGTATACAGCTTTGTAAATCAATGATTAAGAAAAATAAAGGAAAGTTTTTAATTGAAAGTACAGAAGGTCTTGGAACGAAAATGATTATTGCACTTCCTAAATTAGTTCAAAATGGATAA
- a CDS encoding LytTR family DNA-binding domain-containing protein, translating into MDKVNILIIEDTTDDAFVLREMLEENNYNVVAIASSYQEALTLFYKLDIDLIIIDVFLDGNPDGITFAETISITPNALKPFVFLTSSKNRQIFERAKLTKPFSFLLKPFNELEMLYALEIAVEKFYEQSNIFSSEDKDTVISQDYLFIKKTNALRKVMLSSILYIEVDDRYCNIITEKEKYIIQVSLGKISELLDNKIFIRTHRKYIVNSNAIEQIILNDNLLILKGNHKVTFSGKYKNVVKNFHILK; encoded by the coding sequence ATGGATAAGGTAAATATTCTAATTATAGAAGATACGACTGATGATGCATTCGTATTAAGAGAAATGTTAGAGGAAAATAACTATAACGTAGTTGCTATAGCAAGTTCTTATCAGGAAGCATTAACATTATTTTATAAACTAGATATTGATTTAATTATTATTGATGTTTTTTTAGATGGTAACCCAGATGGAATAACATTTGCAGAAACTATCTCTATAACTCCTAATGCACTTAAACCTTTTGTTTTTTTAACGAGTTCAAAGAATCGTCAAATTTTTGAAAGAGCTAAACTTACAAAGCCTTTCAGTTTCTTACTTAAACCATTTAATGAACTAGAGATGTTATATGCTTTGGAGATTGCTGTTGAAAAATTTTATGAGCAATCTAATATTTTTTCTAGTGAAGATAAAGATACTGTCATTAGTCAAGATTATTTATTTATAAAAAAAACAAATGCATTAAGAAAAGTAATGCTCTCTAGTATTCTGTATATTGAAGTAGATGATCGATACTGTAATATTATTACAGAAAAAGAAAAATACATCATTCAAGTTTCATTAGGGAAAATTAGTGAATTACTCGATAATAAAATATTTATTCGAACCCACCGAAAGTATATTGTAAATAGTAATGCTATCGAACAAATTATATTAAACGACAATCTATTAATACTAAAAGGGAATCACAAGGTAACCTTTAGTGGAAAATATAAAAACGTAGTTAAGAATTTTCATATTCTAAAATAA
- a CDS encoding sulfatase-like hydrolase/transferase, producing MKSLISCLIFIILFISCSTDSVTKTDTDDSIPINSKPNILLIIADDMGLDAAPGFNVGSVKPTMPNLQNMINNGVRFNNLWSYPTCTPTRSSILTGKYGFRTNVMKVDDVLSTSETSLQKHLDNSNSGYNHAVIGKWHLSKDALHPTQMGVGYYAGLLTGGVQSYTNWNFTENGQTSNSSVYTTTKFTDLAINWIDKQEKPWFLWLAYNAPHTPFHLPPASLHTQSLGADQASIDANSQPYYMAMLEALDTEMGRLLSSMTQEEKDNTVIIFIGDNGTPNQVVQEYASQRAKGSVYQGGVNVPMIISGKNINRFNESDDALLNTTDLFATISDIAGTGTTEVNDSKSFKELFTAANSNFREYTYTEIGEDNGTVNYTIRNATHKYIKFSDGTEALYNLSLNSFENPNLLNASQLPLSNSDATIKQELITKVSNLRE from the coding sequence ATGAAATCACTTATCTCTTGTTTAATTTTTATAATCTTATTCATTTCATGTAGTACAGATTCTGTAACAAAAACAGATACTGATGATTCAATTCCAATAAATAGTAAACCTAATATTTTATTAATAATAGCTGATGATATGGGGTTAGATGCAGCTCCAGGGTTTAATGTGGGAAGTGTAAAACCTACAATGCCAAATCTTCAAAACATGATTAACAATGGAGTTCGATTTAATAATTTATGGTCATATCCAACATGTACTCCAACAAGATCAAGTATTTTAACCGGTAAATATGGCTTTAGAACAAATGTGATGAAAGTAGATGATGTATTATCAACATCTGAGACATCTCTTCAGAAACACTTAGACAATAGTAATTCTGGTTATAATCATGCCGTTATTGGCAAATGGCATTTATCAAAAGACGCTTTACACCCAACACAAATGGGAGTAGGATATTATGCCGGTTTGTTAACAGGAGGTGTACAATCGTATACAAATTGGAATTTTACAGAGAACGGACAAACATCTAATTCTAGTGTATATACAACTACAAAATTTACAGATTTAGCTATAAATTGGATAGATAAACAAGAAAAACCATGGTTTTTGTGGCTGGCATATAACGCACCACATACTCCTTTTCATTTGCCTCCTGCAAGTTTACATACTCAATCATTAGGGGCTGATCAGGCTAGTATTGATGCAAATTCACAGCCTTATTATATGGCTATGTTAGAAGCTTTAGATACTGAAATGGGAAGATTATTAAGTTCAATGACTCAGGAAGAGAAAGATAATACTGTTATTATTTTTATTGGGGATAATGGTACACCTAATCAAGTAGTTCAAGAATATGCTAGTCAGCGAGCAAAAGGAAGTGTATATCAAGGAGGTGTAAATGTGCCAATGATTATATCTGGTAAAAATATAAATAGATTTAACGAATCGGATGATGCTTTATTAAATACAACTGATTTGTTTGCTACAATTTCTGATATAGCAGGTACTGGTACAACAGAAGTAAACGATAGTAAAAGTTTTAAAGAATTATTTACGGCAGCTAATTCTAATTTTAGAGAATATACTTATACCGAAATAGGTGAAGATAACGGAACTGTAAATTACACAATTAGAAATGCAACCCATAAGTATATTAAATTTTCAGATGGTACAGAAGCCTTGTATAATTTAAGTTTAAACTCTTTTGAAAACCCAAACTTATTAAACGCAAGTCAATTACCATTAAGTAATAGTGACGCTACTATAAAACAAGAACTAATAACAAAAGTGAGTAACTTAAGAGAATAA
- a CDS encoding YHYH protein, with the protein MRKIQSIKIIVLLITISSVLYACGSNDTVEDLGDSTSGVTNYDITSILSKFDGIAAVSYSVSGTTVTFTTTDLPNHKSPYWDAGNALYEAYNGTNGSWNKNPGSIGEQNITFTMPLNPKEATNKVATPMGPIGISRNGVVFFNQYAAGGAPLTGEVNSFDQYLGHPAGTQYHYHIKPTFLTGTFGEDAFLGLLSDGFPVYGSLEDGKTITNDDLDDYHGHTSATVDFPNGIYHYHITNEDPYLNGSGFYGTAGNVTR; encoded by the coding sequence ATGAGAAAAATCCAATCAATTAAAATAATCGTATTGTTAATAACGATATCAAGTGTACTTTATGCTTGTGGTTCTAACGATACAGTAGAAGATTTAGGTGATAGTACTTCAGGAGTAACTAATTATGATATTACATCAATTTTATCGAAATTTGATGGCATAGCCGCTGTTTCGTATTCAGTTTCGGGTACTACAGTAACATTTACAACAACTGATTTGCCAAACCATAAAAGTCCGTATTGGGATGCCGGAAATGCATTGTATGAAGCTTACAACGGAACAAATGGTAGTTGGAATAAAAATCCAGGATCAATTGGAGAACAAAACATTACGTTTACAATGCCTTTAAATCCTAAAGAAGCTACAAATAAAGTAGCAACACCAATGGGACCAATTGGTATATCAAGAAATGGAGTAGTGTTTTTTAATCAATATGCAGCAGGAGGAGCCCCTTTAACAGGAGAGGTAAATTCTTTTGATCAGTATTTAGGACATCCTGCAGGTACACAATATCATTACCATATTAAACCTACTTTCTTAACGGGTACTTTTGGTGAAGATGCTTTTTTAGGTTTACTTTCAGACGGATTTCCTGTATATGGTTCTTTAGAAGATGGTAAAACAATTACAAATGATGATTTAGACGATTATCATGGTCATACTTCTGCAACGGTAGATTTTCCTAATGGAATATATCATTACCACATTACAAACGAAGATCCTTATTTAAATGGAAGCGGTTTTTATGGAACAGCAGGAAATGTAACAAGATAA
- a CDS encoding toxin-antitoxin system YwqK family antitoxin, whose amino-acid sequence MRNSILYTITIFVLVSCNLKNEKQDETSLINEVTIPFIKKNINNTAFKLKNGVLLFDEKPYSGTVDEYYSKGKLKSTATYYEGKKQGVFKGWYINENKWFKRFYESGLKTGVHKGWFDNGKPMFEYHFNTKGLYNGKVTEWYKNGNLLKEFHFKEGKEEGSQKMWQLNGKIKANFVTKKGERFGLIGLKKCYTVHTKNEEFK is encoded by the coding sequence TTGAGAAATTCTATACTTTATACAATTACCATATTCGTTTTAGTTTCTTGTAATCTTAAAAACGAAAAGCAAGATGAAACTTCATTAATAAATGAGGTAACAATTCCGTTTATAAAAAAAAATATAAATAACACAGCTTTTAAACTTAAAAACGGAGTTTTACTTTTTGATGAAAAGCCTTATTCAGGAACCGTTGATGAATATTATTCAAAAGGAAAATTAAAATCGACAGCTACATATTATGAAGGAAAAAAACAAGGTGTTTTTAAAGGATGGTATATCAATGAAAATAAATGGTTCAAACGTTTTTATGAAAGTGGATTAAAGACAGGAGTTCATAAAGGTTGGTTTGATAACGGGAAACCAATGTTTGAGTATCATTTTAATACGAAAGGATTATATAATGGTAAAGTTACTGAATGGTATAAAAACGGAAATTTATTAAAAGAATTTCATTTTAAGGAAGGTAAGGAAGAAGGAAGCCAGAAAATGTGGCAGCTAAACGGAAAGATAAAAGCAAATTTTGTAACCAAAAAAGGTGAACGATTTGGATTGATAGGATTAAAGAAATGTTATACAGTACATACCAAAAATGAAGAATTTAAATAA
- a CDS encoding SCO family protein, whose amino-acid sequence MKNLNKQLGRCERKEVIFTLLVLMLVFASCKRGSKVNKETTLPFFNSAEFTPEWIAKGSSEYNYIHTVPDFNLINQEGKTITKQYYKDKIYVTDFFFATCPGICPILEKNMSKLQEKFKNDSNVLLLSHTVMPVKDSVSVLKKYALDNEIVSGKWNLVTGDKKQIYNLARKGYFADEDFGKTQDEDAFIHTENFILVDKKGRIRGVYNGTLALETKRLIRHIEILKKEG is encoded by the coding sequence ATGAAGAATTTAAATAAACAGTTAGGTAGGTGTGAACGAAAAGAAGTAATCTTTACATTACTTGTTTTAATGCTAGTTTTTGCTTCTTGTAAAAGAGGAAGTAAAGTAAATAAAGAAACAACATTACCTTTTTTTAACTCGGCAGAATTTACACCAGAATGGATTGCTAAAGGTTCATCTGAATATAATTATATACATACAGTTCCTGATTTTAATTTGATAAATCAAGAAGGAAAAACAATAACAAAGCAGTATTACAAGGATAAAATTTATGTTACAGATTTTTTCTTTGCAACTTGCCCAGGTATTTGTCCTATTCTTGAAAAAAACATGAGTAAACTTCAAGAAAAATTTAAGAATGATTCAAATGTTTTATTATTATCACATACTGTTATGCCTGTAAAAGATTCTGTCTCAGTTTTAAAAAAATATGCTTTAGATAATGAGATTGTATCTGGTAAATGGAATTTAGTAACTGGAGACAAAAAACAGATTTATAACTTAGCAAGAAAAGGGTATTTTGCTGACGAAGATTTCGGGAAAACACAAGACGAAGATGCTTTTATTCATACCGAAAATTTTATATTGGTTGATAAAAAAGGAAGAATAAGAGGTGTTTATAACGGAACCCTAGCGTTAGAAACGAAGAGATTAATACGTCATATTGAAATTTTGAAAAAAGAAGGTTAA
- the murB gene encoding UDP-N-acetylmuramate dehydrogenase — MNIKENISLKEYNTFGININAKRFVSIDSLYGLQQLLKTEKDIFLISGGSNMLLTKNIEKLVVHLNLKGISIDRENDNDIYITVNAGENWHEFVLWCVSENYGGIENLSLIPGNVGTCPIQNIGAYGVEVKDTINRVEAIDINTGKLVTFSNAECKFGYRNSIFKTTEKGNYIITSVSFKLTKKEHDLNFSYGAIESELTLNNITKPTVKNISDAIITIRQSKLPDPKKIGNSGSFFKNPVISKTDFEKIQKEFPTIPSYIVSESEIKVPAGWLIEQCGFKGKRFGNYGVHEKQALVLVNYGEATGKEIYELAKKIQKTILNTFNIVLEIEVNVI, encoded by the coding sequence TTGAATATTAAAGAAAATATATCATTAAAAGAATACAATACGTTTGGCATTAATATTAATGCTAAACGTTTTGTTTCTATTGACTCGCTTTACGGTTTACAACAACTTTTAAAAACAGAAAAAGACATTTTTTTAATTTCTGGTGGTAGTAATATGCTATTAACAAAGAATATTGAAAAACTTGTTGTTCATCTAAATTTAAAAGGAATTTCTATTGATAGAGAAAATGATAATGATATATACATTACTGTAAATGCTGGAGAAAACTGGCATGAATTTGTATTATGGTGTGTTTCTGAAAATTATGGAGGTATTGAAAACTTATCTCTTATACCTGGAAATGTTGGTACCTGTCCTATTCAGAATATTGGTGCCTATGGAGTTGAAGTAAAAGATACCATTAACCGTGTTGAAGCTATCGATATTAACACTGGTAAATTAGTAACTTTTTCTAATGCCGAATGTAAATTTGGTTACAGAAATTCTATCTTTAAAACTACAGAAAAAGGTAACTATATTATTACTTCTGTAAGTTTTAAACTAACTAAAAAAGAGCATGATCTTAATTTTTCTTATGGTGCTATTGAATCTGAATTAACCTTAAATAACATTACAAAACCAACAGTAAAAAATATTTCTGACGCTATAATAACAATTCGTCAAAGTAAATTACCCGATCCTAAAAAAATTGGTAATAGCGGGAGTTTTTTTAAAAACCCTGTAATTTCAAAAACAGATTTCGAAAAAATTCAAAAAGAATTTCCAACAATACCTAGTTATATTGTTTCTGAGTCAGAAATTAAAGTACCTGCTGGGTGGTTAATTGAACAATGCGGATTTAAAGGTAAACGTTTTGGTAATTACGGAGTACATGAAAAACAAGCGCTAGTTCTTGTTAATTATGGAGAAGCAACTGGTAAAGAAATTTATGAATTGGCTAAAAAAATACAAAAAACAATTTTAAACACTTTTAATATTGTTTTAGAAATTGAAGTAAACGTAATTTAA
- a CDS encoding pyridoxal phosphate-dependent aminotransferase: protein MPAISIKGNSMPQSPIRKLVPFAEAAKKNGTKVFHLNIGQPDINTPQVALDAVKNNAIKVLSYARSEGSEEYRTKLANYYAKNDIKVNANNIIATTGGSEALLFTIGSITDPGDEIIIPEPFYANYNGFSTASGVKVVPVISKIEDNFALPAIEEFEKLITSKTKAILICNPGNPTGYLYSAEEIEKLKQIVLKHDLFLIADEVYREFTYDGEKHNSVMSLEGLDQNAIMIDSVSKRYSMCGARIGCIVSKNQEFINTAIKFAQARLSPPTYALLASEAALDTPQSYFDEVIEEYEGRRNTLVSELQKIEGVKVANPKGAFYCVAELPLADADDFAQWILEKFNHNNETIMVAPASGFYSTKGEGKNQIRMAYVLNKTDLIRSVEILKIALEQYNK from the coding sequence ATGCCAGCTATTTCTATCAAAGGAAACTCAATGCCTCAATCACCAATAAGAAAATTGGTACCTTTTGCTGAGGCTGCTAAAAAAAATGGAACAAAAGTTTTTCATTTAAATATTGGTCAACCAGATATTAACACACCTCAAGTTGCTCTTGATGCTGTTAAAAACAATGCTATTAAGGTATTATCTTATGCTCGTTCTGAAGGTTCTGAAGAATACAGAACTAAATTAGCTAACTACTACGCTAAAAACGACATTAAGGTTAATGCAAATAATATTATAGCAACAACTGGTGGCTCTGAAGCTTTACTATTTACTATTGGTAGTATTACTGATCCAGGTGATGAAATTATTATTCCTGAACCTTTTTATGCAAACTATAATGGTTTTTCAACTGCTTCAGGTGTAAAAGTAGTTCCTGTAATTTCTAAAATAGAAGATAATTTTGCTTTACCTGCTATTGAAGAATTTGAAAAATTAATCACTTCTAAAACTAAAGCTATTTTAATTTGTAACCCTGGAAACCCAACAGGTTACTTATACAGCGCTGAAGAAATTGAAAAACTAAAACAAATTGTCTTAAAACATGATTTATTTTTAATTGCTGATGAAGTTTATCGTGAATTTACTTACGATGGTGAAAAGCACAATTCGGTAATGAGTTTAGAAGGTTTAGATCAAAATGCGATTATGATAGATTCTGTTTCTAAACGTTACAGTATGTGTGGTGCTAGAATTGGTTGTATCGTGTCTAAAAATCAAGAATTTATAAATACTGCTATTAAATTTGCGCAAGCACGTTTAAGTCCGCCTACATATGCTTTATTAGCAAGTGAGGCTGCTTTAGACACTCCTCAAAGTTATTTTGACGAAGTAATTGAAGAATATGAAGGTCGTAGAAATACATTAGTTTCAGAACTACAAAAAATTGAAGGTGTAAAAGTTGCAAACCCAAAAGGAGCTTTTTATTGTGTTGCTGAATTACCTTTAGCTGATGCTGATGATTTTGCGCAATGGATTTTAGAAAAGTTCAATCATAATAATGAAACGATTATGGTAGCTCCTGCTAGCGGATTTTACTCAACTAAAGGTGAAGGTAAAAACCAAATTCGTATGGCGTATGTTTTAAATAAAACGGATTTAATACGTTCTGTAGAAATTTTAAAAATCGCTTTAGAACAATATAATAAATAA
- a CDS encoding aspartyl protease family protein, whose translation MKRLILYIFVLLLYTSVLSQGKFQFYGKNTDKQEVSFKLINNLIIIPLEVNGHKLSFILDTGVNKTILFNGIDSDSISLNNVNKFFVRGLGSGEPIEVLSSKGNSFRVKNILSSNQELYVVLRDSFNLSAKMGTTIHGIIGYDLLKDVIVKINYNRKSVVFYNPKTYKVQKCRKCETFPLQFYKNKPYIDVEARIDTINNVTIPVKLLIDSGGSDAMWLFEGTKKNIKTPIKHFRDVLGEGMSGTIYGNRSKIPYLSLGKFLIEKPTVSFLDTISTLNARQFKERNGSIGGNILNRFKVWVDYPNKKITLKKNASLKKGFFYNMSGLHIIYDGKELVKEVIRKKTEDTYGGENKEGDIISFINYYQYKFKPKYKINVVVEGSPAYKAGILKGDIIMSINGQKSYEYTLEEIMFLFQTKPNRKIKLKVKRGFVYLKFEFKLEKRI comes from the coding sequence TTGAAAAGACTCATACTTTACATTTTTGTTTTATTATTATATACTTCGGTTTTATCACAAGGAAAATTTCAGTTTTATGGAAAAAATACTGATAAACAAGAGGTCTCTTTTAAACTGATAAATAATTTAATAATAATTCCTTTAGAGGTTAATGGTCATAAATTATCTTTTATTTTAGATACGGGTGTTAATAAAACGATTTTATTCAACGGTATAGATAGCGATAGTATCAGTTTAAATAATGTTAATAAATTTTTTGTTAGGGGGTTAGGTAGTGGTGAACCTATTGAGGTTTTGTCTTCAAAAGGAAATAGTTTTAGAGTTAAAAACATTTTAAGCTCAAATCAAGAACTGTATGTTGTTTTAAGAGATTCTTTTAATTTATCAGCAAAAATGGGAACCACTATCCACGGTATTATTGGTTATGATTTATTAAAAGATGTTATTGTTAAGATAAATTATAATAGAAAAAGCGTTGTTTTCTATAATCCTAAAACCTATAAAGTGCAAAAGTGTAGAAAATGTGAAACTTTTCCATTACAATTTTATAAAAACAAACCTTATATAGATGTTGAAGCTAGAATTGATACTATAAATAATGTAACTATACCTGTAAAATTATTGATAGACTCAGGAGGAAGCGATGCTATGTGGTTATTTGAAGGGACAAAAAAAAATATAAAAACTCCAATAAAACATTTTAGAGACGTTTTAGGAGAAGGAATGAGTGGAACTATTTATGGGAATAGGAGTAAGATACCTTATTTATCTTTGGGGAAGTTTTTAATAGAAAAACCAACAGTTTCTTTTTTAGATACAATATCAACACTTAATGCTCGTCAATTTAAAGAAAGAAATGGTAGTATAGGCGGCAATATTTTAAATAGATTTAAAGTTTGGGTTGATTATCCTAATAAAAAAATTACTTTAAAAAAGAATGCTTCCTTAAAAAAGGGTTTTTTTTATAACATGAGTGGATTACATATTATTTATGATGGCAAGGAATTGGTTAAAGAGGTCATAAGAAAGAAAACGGAAGATACGTATGGTGGAGAAAATAAGGAAGGGGATATTATTTCATTTATAAATTATTATCAATATAAATTTAAGCCAAAATATAAGATAAATGTAGTTGTAGAAGGTTCTCCTGCATATAAAGCGGGTATTTTAAAAGGAGATATTATAATGTCTATTAACGGACAAAAATCTTATGAGTATACATTAGAAGAAATAATGTTTTTATTTCAAACAAAACCTAATAGAAAAATCAAACTTAAAGTTAAGAGAGGTTTTGTTTATCTAAAATTTGAATTTAAATTAGAAAAAAGAATATAA
- a CDS encoding DUF1573 domain-containing protein, producing the protein MKTILSFIAVCFITLTINAQEFKFETETIDYGKVAIGSEGKRVFEFTNIGDAPLIIKDIKSTCGCTVPKKPEAPIMPGQKGEIEVSYDTKRPGGFSKAITVISNAKKSRTMLKIKGFISKDAVPAKAKTMVNDSE; encoded by the coding sequence ATGAAAACAATTTTATCATTTATCGCAGTTTGTTTTATTACATTAACAATAAACGCACAAGAATTTAAATTTGAAACGGAAACTATTGACTATGGAAAAGTAGCTATTGGTTCTGAAGGAAAACGTGTGTTTGAATTTACCAATATAGGTGATGCACCTTTAATTATTAAAGATATTAAATCTACTTGTGGATGTACAGTTCCAAAAAAACCTGAAGCACCAATTATGCCAGGTCAAAAAGGAGAAATTGAAGTATCTTATGATACAAAAAGACCAGGAGGATTCTCTAAAGCAATTACAGTAATTTCAAATGCTAAGAAATCTAGAACAATGCTTAAAATTAAAGGTTTTATTTCTAAGGATGCTGTTCCTGCGAAAGCAAAAACTATGGTGAATGATAGTGAGTAA